From Plasmodium brasilianum strain Bolivian I chromosome 3, whole genome shotgun sequence, the proteins below share one genomic window:
- a CDS encoding KLRAQ domain-containing protein, with amino-acid sequence MNIEDKYKFIKEKYKEIKKQNDILKKAIVEYKKDIKHLEKNNDEQKNKINIILDKNNNLLNDNNELSDKIVHLTNLLEEQKKSNSGWRNLMLLTKSSRENVQDSVAFEELGIKIKENETLHKEIDDLQNQKDKLEKELELFKNNHKEKLSDRERTIENLNDIISSSNKNRIKMESENDEIKKQIEINKIHFNEIIEKKNTHIIKIEQVCKTLKNKYYPRYKVNFNQIPFCEKYDHRGYYIQNKIDENMKYFKNYILNIIQRFSEYLVACKELFTFQDKHLNSIYQKLEKEQMGDQIDYYKFIDLKKISQTEVIFLEEAINLLANFEEAWHNKEDIEHIKDVLLNIAAKLKKIFIKVNIYLCVEEYIYPTNIESKMFELKNVIIELRCLKNVILKTINIFACVLSVCPYNNDKIMVEYFKKRKIISKKSIDMNKTDRGMYCIEASYNDVYANNWSSEEENYDGLENISNNIRKGNISSNNTISSSNSGRTFAHNNVNFKKLLCERERKFLSKFEHLQNYTEKNNKIIFFLLKKFKVLLEDICYSFNFLKSYISFRMCEIKGADNVNIENYKLITYIQDLTNSFIKAIENFDIGKLQLPLVSLLSYSRFNRCMLYKKQSEFLEKINYAYAKVNVIPYNSLETSFRHVEIYKKNYIELNKMLLKKKKTIKRLRRINEQVLREFKSTVVTNKELTIKNEFLTNSLSLKREIDNEEVIVNDVQLYAEKILKFIISNNCEKKYLNIREKQLIEAYICSCIKINNLNGEIKKNVQIREQLEGEVYTKVDEIKKLNQQIEIYKEEETNIHKKYEEQMKTLHDLIVTLEKQISKLKSERSVNKFFILCTICGNKNNMGVILKNRKCLKCSSIIVFLK; translated from the exons atgaacaTAGAAGACAAATACAAGttcattaaagaaaaatacaaagagataaaaaaacaaaatg ACATTCTTAAAAAAGCCATAGtggaatataaaaaggaCATTAAgcatttagaaaaaaataatgacgaacagaagaataaaattaatataatactagataagaataataatttattgaaTGACAACAATGAACTTTCAGATAAAATAGTACATTTAACGAACTTGTTGGAAGAGCAA aaaaaaagtaactCAGGATGGAGAAATTTGATGTTATTAACAAAAAGCTCGAGAGAAAATGTTCAGGATTCAGTAGCATTTGAGGAGCTCGGAATTAAGATAAAGGAAAATG AAACTTTGCACAAGGAAATTGATGATTTACAGAACCAGAAGGATAAATTAGAAAAGGAGCTAGAGTTATTTAAGAACAATCACAAGGAAAAACTAAgc GACAGAGAAAGAACGATCGAAAACTTGAACGACATAATTAGCAGCTCTAATAAGAATAGGATTAAGATGGAAAGCGAGAATGATGAAATAAAGAaacaaatagaaataaataaaatacattttaacgaaattatagaaaaaaaaaatacacacataattaaaattgaaCAAGTCTGTAAaacgttaaaaaataagtattacCCAAGGTACAAAGTTAATTTTAATCAAATCCCCTTCTGTGAAAAGTACGATCACAGGGGTTACTACATACAG AACAAAATTGATGAAAATATGAAGTATTTTAAgaattacattttaaatataatacaacgTTTTAGTGAATACCTAGTTGCCTGTAAAGaactttttacttttcaagACAAACATCTAAATAGCATTTAtcaaaaattagaaaaagaacaaatggGTGATCAAAtagattattataaatttatagacttgaaaaaaatttctcaaact gAAGTAATCTTCCTAGAGGAAGCGATAAATTTGTTAGCAAATTTCGAGGAGGCATGGCATAACAAAGAGGACATTGAGCATATTAAG GACGTGCTGCTCAACATAGCGGccaaattaaagaaaattttcataaaggTAAATATTTATCTGTGCGtagaagaatatatatatcccaCAAATATTGAGAGTAAAATGTTTGAGCtaaaaaatgttatcatAGAATTAAGATGTTTGAAAAATGTTATCTTAAAAacgataaatatatttgcttGTGTTTTGTCTGTATGTCCATATAATAACGACAAAATAATggttgaatattttaaaaaaagaaaaattattagtaaaaaaagCATAGATATGAATAAAACGGACAGAGGGATGTACTGCATTGAAGCAAGTTACAATGACGTGTATGCTAATAACTGGAGCAgtgaagaagaaaattatgATGGCTTAGAAAacattagtaataatatccGTAAAGGTAATATAAGTAGTAACAACACTATTAGCAGCAGTAACAGTGGTAGAACGTTTGCGCATAATAACGTAAACTTCAAGAAACTGCTATGcgaaagagaaagaaaattCCTCTCTAAATTTGAACACCTACAAAATTACACAGAAAAGAATAACAagattattttctttttattaaaaaaatttaaagtattattagaagatatatgttattcttttaactttttaaaatcatatatatcttttcGTATGTGTGAAATTAAAGGAGCAGATAACgtaaatattgaaaattacaaattaattacatacatacaagaTCTGACcaattcatttattaagGCTATCGAAAATTTTGATATAGGAAAATTACAACTACCTCTTGTCTCATTGTTATCATATAGTAGATTTAATAGATGcatgttatataaaaaacaaagtgagtttttagaaaaaattaattatgcaTATGCTAAGGTAAACGTTATTCCATACAACTCGCTAGAAACTAGTTTTAGACACGtagaaatttataaaaaaaattatatagaattaaataaaatgcttctaaaaaaaaagaaaaccaTCAAGAGGTTGAGAAGAATAAATGAACAG GTCTTAAGAGAGTTCAAAAGCACAGTAGTAACAAATAAAGAGCTAaccataaaaaatgaatttttaacGAATTCCTTGTCCCTCAAAAGAGAAATAGATAATGAAGAAGTCATTGTGAACGATGTACAATTGTACGcagagaaaattttaaaatttatcataTCTAATAATTgtgaaaagaaatatttaaatattagaGAAAAGCAGCTGATAGAAGCGTATATTTGTTCTTGCataaagataaataatttgaatgGGGAAATCAAAAAAAACGTGCAG ATTCGAGAGCAGTTAGAAGGAGAAGTCTATACAAAAGTAgacgaaataaaaaagctaAATCAGCagatagaaatatataag GAGGAGGagacaaatatacataaaaaatacgaaGAGCAA ATGAAAACCTTACACGATTTAATTGTAACCCTGGAAAAACAAATTTCTAAATTAAAGTCTGAGAGAAGtgttaacaaattttttattctttgcACCATTTGTGGGAACAAAAATAACATGG gcgtaattttgaaaaatagaaaGTGCCTTAAATGTAGTTCGATAATagtttttttgaaataa
- a CDS encoding ribosomal protein L25, with amino-acid sequence MNLFKLSSWKNSYFMYHTKRNHLNYKLYLKFKQWDYLKKEIINYFNSNSKINTVVDLKARRWEKFKKKELIQVHGYVPAIIWKYGIEKRICIDHKLIDEYAFEEDDGHLSLLFSARLFRIHIEGDVIECVVSHVEADPRLIGCPAYINGYHVQLALNYIKCKVMGNNIPPPFQIDVSKLTYKEPYNSIKLKDLMHLLPENGDVIFSEDYDLNETEVVWTYEPGKIPETPLPDDYIDPNFVNRKGKRIQLTYKDYWPKQ; translated from the exons ATGAATCTCTTCAAGTTAAGTAGCTGGAAAAATAGCTATTTTATGTATCACACAAAAAGAAATCATTTAAACTATAAATTATACCTGAAATTTAAACAGTGggattatttgaaaaaagaaataataaattacttCAACTCGAATAGTAAGATAAACACAGTTGTTGACTTAAAAGCGAGGCGTTGggaaaaatttaagaaaaaagaattgaTTCAAGTACATGGTTACGTACCTGCTATTATTTGGAAATATGGtattgaaaaaagaatttgtATTGATCATAAATTAATTGATGAATACGCTTTTGAGGAGGACGATGGACACTTATCTTTGT TATTTTCTGCAAGATTGTTTAGAATACATATCGAAGGGGATGTTATTGAATGTGTTGTGTCTCACGTTGAGGCAGATCCTC GTCTGATTGGATGTCCAGCATATATTAATGGTTATCATGTTCAGTTAGCActaaattacataaaatgtAAAGTAATGGGAAATAACATTCCACCTCCATTTCAAATTGATGTTTCGAAGTTAACGTATAAGGAACCTTACAATTCGATCAAACTGAAGGACTTAATG CATTTATTACCAGAAAATGGGGACGTTATTTTTTCTGAGGATTACGACTTAAATGAAACAGAAGTCGTGTGGACATATGAACCTGGAAAG ATTCCCGAAACACCCTTACCAGATGATTACATTGATCCAAATTTTGTGAACAGAAAAGGGAAAAGGATTCAACTAACATACAAAGACTACTGGCCAAAGCAATAA